From a region of the Oryza sativa Japonica Group chromosome 6, ASM3414082v1 genome:
- the LOC9266322 gene encoding uncharacterized protein, protein MERSASYTEKSRSAATVAGAGAGDLRCHSAYYVTSTYSAPPPPPLWYDDAGSGKASKIKKKKAAATWPSSSASASTSASKGRVWGGLGDAAEMQRRRRVAGYRVYGVEGKVKVSLQSSMRWIKGKCTRVVDGWW, encoded by the coding sequence ATGGAGAGGTCAGCCTCCTACACCGAGAAGAGCAGGAGCGCCGCCAcggtggccggcgccggcgccggcgacttgAGGTGCCACAGCGCCTACTACGTCACCTCGACGTactctgctcctcctcctcctcctctctggtACGACGATGCCGGCAGCGGCAAGGCGAGCAagatcaagaagaagaaggcggcggccacctggccatcgtcgtcggcgtcggcgtcgacgtcggcgtcgaAGGGGAGGGTGTGGGGCGGGCtcggcgacgcggcggagatgcagcggcggcggagggtggcCGGCTACCGGGTGTACGGCGTGGAGGGGAAGGTGAAGGTGTCGCTCCAGAGCAGCATGCGGTGGATCAAGGGCAAGTGCACCCGCGTGGTGGACGGCTGGTGGTAA